One genomic region from Carettochelys insculpta isolate YL-2023 chromosome 4, ASM3395843v1, whole genome shotgun sequence encodes:
- the PURG gene encoding purine-rich element-binding protein gamma, with translation MERGRGGGGGGGRSVGGSGLHRSIYSQSQQQYHYPASSQGGCMEIQELASKRVDIQKKRFYLDVKQSSRGRFLKIAEVWIGRGRQENIRKSKLTLSLSVAAELKDYLGDFIEHYAHLGLKGSHSHRHEHSNGKEQDLRRRQQHHLPSPPASVESEEHPHSVLKTEYIERDNRKYYLDLKENQRGRFLRIRQTMIRGPGMIGYFGHNLGQEQTIVLPAQGMIEFRDALVQLIEEYGEGDIEERRGGSDEPLELPEGTSFRVDNKRFYFDVGSNRYGIFLKVSEVRPPYRNTITVPYKAWTRFGENFIKYEEEMRRIYNSHKEKRMDVAGDSGEEQEGLE, from the coding sequence atggagagagggagaggaggaggaggaggaggaggaaggagtgtGGGGGGCTCTGGTCTGCACAGGAGCATTTACTCCCAGTCTCAACAACAGTATCACTATCCTGCCTCCTCTCAGGGAGGCTGCATGGAGATCCAGGAGCTAGCCTCCAAAAGGGTGGACATCCAGAAAAAGCGATTTTATCTGGATGTGAAGCAGAGCTCTCGAGGTCGCTTTCTGAAGATAGCAGAGGTCtggataggaagaggcaggcaggaaaATATCAGGAAAAGCAAACTGACTCTCTCCTTGTCTGTGGCTGCTGAGCTGAAGGATTATCTGGGAGATTTCATAGAGCACTATGCCCATTTGGGCCTCAAAGGTAGTCATAGTCATAGACATGAACACAGCAATGGAAAAGAGCAAGATTTGAGAAGACGGCAACAGCATCATCTGCCTTCTCCTCCAGCATCTGTTGAATCAGAAGAGCATCCTCATAGTGTCCTGAAAACTGAGTATATAGAAAGAGACAACAGGAAGTATTATCTAGACCTGAAGGAGAACCAGCGTGGGCGTTTCTTAAGGATTAGACAAACAATGATTAGAGGACCAGGCATGATAGGTTATTTTGGCCACAATTTGGGACAGGAACAAACTATTGTCCTTCCAGCCCAAGGAATGATTGAATTCAGGGATGCTTTGGTCCAGCTAATTGAAGAGTATGGGGAGGGAGATATAGAAGAACGAAGAGGTGGGAGTGATGAGCCTCTTGAACTCCCAGAGGGGACTTCCTTCAGGGTGGACAACAAACGGTTCTACTTTGATGTGGGATCTAACAGGTATGGCATTTTTTTGAAGGTAAGTGAGGTGAGACCACCTTATCGTAACACCATCACTGTCCCGTACAAAGCATGGACAAGGTTTGGGGAAAACTTTATCAAGTATGAAGAAGAAATGAGGAGAATTTACAACAGCCATAAAGAGAAACGAATGGATGTCGCAGGTGACAGTGGTGAAGAACAAGAGGGTCTGGAATAG